The following proteins are encoded in a genomic region of Prionailurus viverrinus isolate Anna chromosome E3, UM_Priviv_1.0, whole genome shotgun sequence:
- the PRSS36 gene encoding polyserase-2 isoform X3: MSQHLLLPFVILAISPIPGALQDSALSPTEEEHEDLDCGRPEPSTRIMGGSEAQPGSWPWQVSLHQRGGHICGGSLIAPSWVLSAAHCFVTNGTLEPATEWSVLLGVHSQDGPLDSAHARAVAAILVPDNYSSVELGADLALLRLASPARLGPAVRPICLPRASHRFAHGTACWATGWGDIQEADPLPLPWALQEVELRLLGEAACQCLYSRPGPFNLTFQLLPGMLCAGYPEGRRDTCQGDSGGPLVCEEGGQWFQAGITSFGFGCGRRNRPGVFTAVAPYEAWIREQVMGSEPGPAFPTQSWEPQPGPWEPTDENCTIALPECGKAPRPGTWPWEARVMVPGSRPCHGALVSESWVLAPASCFLDPINSDLLPRDLDNWRVLLPSRPRAELVARFVPHENASWDDTSDLALLQLQTPVNLSTASRPVCLPHPEHYFLPRSRCRLARWGRGEPEPGPSTLLEAELLGGWWCHCLYGRQGESVPPPGDPPHALCPAYQEEEEAGRCWNYSHWSLLCQEEGTWFLAGISDFSSGCLRPRAFYPLQTHGPWISHVTRGAYLEDQLTWDWGPEGEETETQACPPHTEHGACGLRPEPAVMGILWPWLAEVHVAGNQVCTGILVAPGWVVAATHCVLRPGFTTVPYIEVYLGRAGASPLPQGHQVTSAPPLLCQTEGGSWVLMGMAVRGSRELFAAIGPEEAWIAQTVGEAHFLPPNGYPHWPPEGSDLCPPDLARASGSPQAALLLLLLLLPLIQG; the protein is encoded by the exons ATGTCCCAGCACCTGCTCCTTCCATTTGTGATCCTTG CCATCAGCCCCATCCCAGGAGCTCTCCAGGACTCAG CTCTCAGTCCTACCGAAGAAGAACATGAAGATCTAG ACTGCGGCCGCCCTGAGCCCTCTACCCGAATCATGGGGGGCTCAGAAGCGCAGCCAGGCAGCTGGCCGTGGCAGGTGAGCCTGCATCAGAGGGGGGGCCACATCTGCGGGGGCTCCCTCATCGCCCCTTCCTGGGTGCTCTCCGCTGCTCACTGCTTCGTGAC GAACGGGACCTTGGAGCCCGCGACCGAGTGGTCGGTACTGCTGGGCGTGCACTCCCAGGACGGGCCTCTGGACAGCGCGCACGCCCGCGCGGTGGCCGCCATCCTCGTGCCGGACAACTACAGCAGCGTGGAACTGGGCGCAGACCTGGCTCTCCTGCGCCTGGCCTCGCCCGCCCGGCTGGGCCCCGCCGTGCGGCCGATCTGCCTGCCGCGGGCCTCGCACCGCTTCGCTCATGGCACGGCCTGCTGGGCCACTGGCTGGGGGGACATCCAGGAAGCGG ACCCCCTGCCTCTCCCGTGGGCGCTACAAGAAGTGGAGCTCAGGTTGCTGGGAGAGGCCGCCTGTCAGTGTCTCTATAGCCGGCCTGGCCCGTTCAACCTCACTTTCCAGCTATTGCCAGGGATGCTGTGTGCTGGCTACCCGGAGGGCCGCAGAGACACTTGCCAG GGAGACTCTGGGGGCCCCCTGGTCTGTGAGGAAGGCGGCCAATGGTTCCAGGCAGGAATCACCAGCTTTGGCTTTGGCTGTGGACGGAGGAACCGCCCTGGAGTCTTCACTGCTGTGGCCCCCTATGAGGCATGGATACGGGAACAGGTGATGGGCTCAGAACCTGGGCCTGCCTTTCCCACCCAGTCCTGGGAGCCCCAGCCAGGTCCCTGGGAGCCCACTGATGAGAACTGCACCATTGCCCTGCCAG AGTGCGGGAAGGCACCAAGGCCAGGGACCTGGCCCTGGGAGGCGCGGGTGATGGTGCCAGGATCCAGACCCTGCCATGGGGCGCTGGTGTCTGAAAGCTGGGTCTTGGCACCTGCCAGCTGCTTTCTGGA CCCCATCAACTCAGACCTCCTGCCCCGAGACCTAGACAACTGGCGCGTGCTACTGCCCTCGCGTCCGCGCGCAGAGCTGGTGGCACGCTTCGTGCCGCACGAGAATGCCTCATGGGACGACACCTCGGATCTGGCGCTGCTGCAGCTGCAAACGCCGGTGAACCTGAGCACCGCCTCGCGGCCAGTGTGCCTACCTCACCCAGAACACTATTTCCTGCCCAGGAGCCGCTGCCGCCTGGCGCGCTGGGGCCGCGGGG aacCTGAGCCCGGACCCAGCACACTGCTTGAGGCAGAGCTGTTGGGCGGCTGGTGGTGTCACTGCCTGTATGGCCGCCAGGGGGAGTCAGTGCCGCCGCCAGGAGACCCTCCACACGCGCTCTGCCCCGCCtaccaggaagaggaggaggcggGCCGCTGCTGG AACTACTCTCATTGGAGCCTTCTGTGCCAGGAAGAGGGGACCTGGTTCCTGGCTGGAATCAGCGACTTCTCCAGTGGCTGCCTACGTCCCAGAGCCTTCTACCCCCTGCAGACCCATGGCCCATGGATCAGCCATGTGACTCGGGGAGCCTACCTGGAAGACCAGCTGACTTGGGACTGGGGCCCTGAGGGGGAGGAGACTGAGACACAGGCTTGTCCCCCTCACACAGAACATGGTG CCTGTGGCCTGCGGCCAGAGCCAGCTGTGATGGGTATCCTGTGGCCCTGGCTGGCAGAAGTGCATGTGGCTGGAAATCAAGTCTGCACTGGGATCCTCGTGGCCCCAGGCTGGGTCGTGGCAGCCACTCACTGTGTCCTCAG GCCGGGCTTTACAACAGTGCCTTATATTGAAGTGTACCTGGGCCGGGCAGGGGCTAGCCCCCTCCCACAGGGCCACCAG GTGACCTCAGCACCTCCGCTCCTGTGCCAGACCGAGGGAGGCTCCTGGGTCCTCATGGGCATGGCTGTTCGAGGGAGCCGGGAGCTATTTGCTGCCATTGGCCCTGAAGAAGCCTGGATCGCCCAGACAGTAGGGGAGGCCCATTTCCTGCCTCCCAATGGCTACCCCCACTGGCCCCCTGAAGGCAGCGACCTCTGCCCCCCTGACCTGGCCAGGGCCTCAGGCTCCCCTCAGGCTGCTCTGCTCCTGCTGCTACTATTGCTCCCCCTGATCCAGGGCTGA
- the PRSS36 gene encoding polyserase-2 isoform X1 translates to MSQHLLLPFVILAISPIPGALQDSALSPTEEEHEDLDCGRPEPSTRIMGGSEAQPGSWPWQVSLHQRGGHICGGSLIAPSWVLSAAHCFVTNGTLEPATEWSVLLGVHSQDGPLDSAHARAVAAILVPDNYSSVELGADLALLRLASPARLGPAVRPICLPRASHRFAHGTACWATGWGDIQEADPLPLPWALQEVELRLLGEAACQCLYSRPGPFNLTFQLLPGMLCAGYPEGRRDTCQGDSGGPLVCEEGGQWFQAGITSFGFGCGRRNRPGVFTAVAPYEAWIREQVMGSEPGPAFPTQSWEPQPGPWEPTDENCTIALPECGKAPRPGTWPWEARVMVPGSRPCHGALVSESWVLAPASCFLDPINSDLLPRDLDNWRVLLPSRPRAELVARFVPHENASWDDTSDLALLQLQTPVNLSTASRPVCLPHPEHYFLPRSRCRLARWGRGEPEPGPSTLLEAELLGGWWCHCLYGRQGESVPPPGDPPHALCPAYQEEEEAGRCWNYSHWSLLCQEEGTWFLAGISDFSSGCLRPRAFYPLQTHGPWISHVTRGAYLEDQLTWDWGPEGEETETQACPPHTEHGACGLRPEPAVMGILWPWLAEVHVAGNQVCTGILVAPGWVVAATHCVLRPGFTTVPYIEVYLGRAGASPLPQGHQVSRLVISIRLPRHLGLRPPLALLELSSRVEPSPSALPICLHPGGIPLGASCWVLGWKDPRDRVPVAAAVSILTPRLCHCLYQGILPPGTLCVLYSEGQEDRCEVTSAPPLLCQTEGGSWVLMGMAVRGSRELFAAIGPEEAWIAQTVGEAHFLPPNGYPHWPPEGSDLCPPDLARASGSPQAALLLLLLLLPLIQG, encoded by the exons ATGTCCCAGCACCTGCTCCTTCCATTTGTGATCCTTG CCATCAGCCCCATCCCAGGAGCTCTCCAGGACTCAG CTCTCAGTCCTACCGAAGAAGAACATGAAGATCTAG ACTGCGGCCGCCCTGAGCCCTCTACCCGAATCATGGGGGGCTCAGAAGCGCAGCCAGGCAGCTGGCCGTGGCAGGTGAGCCTGCATCAGAGGGGGGGCCACATCTGCGGGGGCTCCCTCATCGCCCCTTCCTGGGTGCTCTCCGCTGCTCACTGCTTCGTGAC GAACGGGACCTTGGAGCCCGCGACCGAGTGGTCGGTACTGCTGGGCGTGCACTCCCAGGACGGGCCTCTGGACAGCGCGCACGCCCGCGCGGTGGCCGCCATCCTCGTGCCGGACAACTACAGCAGCGTGGAACTGGGCGCAGACCTGGCTCTCCTGCGCCTGGCCTCGCCCGCCCGGCTGGGCCCCGCCGTGCGGCCGATCTGCCTGCCGCGGGCCTCGCACCGCTTCGCTCATGGCACGGCCTGCTGGGCCACTGGCTGGGGGGACATCCAGGAAGCGG ACCCCCTGCCTCTCCCGTGGGCGCTACAAGAAGTGGAGCTCAGGTTGCTGGGAGAGGCCGCCTGTCAGTGTCTCTATAGCCGGCCTGGCCCGTTCAACCTCACTTTCCAGCTATTGCCAGGGATGCTGTGTGCTGGCTACCCGGAGGGCCGCAGAGACACTTGCCAG GGAGACTCTGGGGGCCCCCTGGTCTGTGAGGAAGGCGGCCAATGGTTCCAGGCAGGAATCACCAGCTTTGGCTTTGGCTGTGGACGGAGGAACCGCCCTGGAGTCTTCACTGCTGTGGCCCCCTATGAGGCATGGATACGGGAACAGGTGATGGGCTCAGAACCTGGGCCTGCCTTTCCCACCCAGTCCTGGGAGCCCCAGCCAGGTCCCTGGGAGCCCACTGATGAGAACTGCACCATTGCCCTGCCAG AGTGCGGGAAGGCACCAAGGCCAGGGACCTGGCCCTGGGAGGCGCGGGTGATGGTGCCAGGATCCAGACCCTGCCATGGGGCGCTGGTGTCTGAAAGCTGGGTCTTGGCACCTGCCAGCTGCTTTCTGGA CCCCATCAACTCAGACCTCCTGCCCCGAGACCTAGACAACTGGCGCGTGCTACTGCCCTCGCGTCCGCGCGCAGAGCTGGTGGCACGCTTCGTGCCGCACGAGAATGCCTCATGGGACGACACCTCGGATCTGGCGCTGCTGCAGCTGCAAACGCCGGTGAACCTGAGCACCGCCTCGCGGCCAGTGTGCCTACCTCACCCAGAACACTATTTCCTGCCCAGGAGCCGCTGCCGCCTGGCGCGCTGGGGCCGCGGGG aacCTGAGCCCGGACCCAGCACACTGCTTGAGGCAGAGCTGTTGGGCGGCTGGTGGTGTCACTGCCTGTATGGCCGCCAGGGGGAGTCAGTGCCGCCGCCAGGAGACCCTCCACACGCGCTCTGCCCCGCCtaccaggaagaggaggaggcggGCCGCTGCTGG AACTACTCTCATTGGAGCCTTCTGTGCCAGGAAGAGGGGACCTGGTTCCTGGCTGGAATCAGCGACTTCTCCAGTGGCTGCCTACGTCCCAGAGCCTTCTACCCCCTGCAGACCCATGGCCCATGGATCAGCCATGTGACTCGGGGAGCCTACCTGGAAGACCAGCTGACTTGGGACTGGGGCCCTGAGGGGGAGGAGACTGAGACACAGGCTTGTCCCCCTCACACAGAACATGGTG CCTGTGGCCTGCGGCCAGAGCCAGCTGTGATGGGTATCCTGTGGCCCTGGCTGGCAGAAGTGCATGTGGCTGGAAATCAAGTCTGCACTGGGATCCTCGTGGCCCCAGGCTGGGTCGTGGCAGCCACTCACTGTGTCCTCAG GCCGGGCTTTACAACAGTGCCTTATATTGAAGTGTACCTGGGCCGGGCAGGGGCTAGCCCCCTCCCACAGGGCCACCAGGTATCCCGGTTGGTCATCAGCATCCGTCTGCCCCGACACCTGGGACTTAGGCCCCCCCTTGCCCTCCTGGAGCTGAGCTCCCGGGTGGAACCTTCGCCATCAGCCTTGCCCATCTGCCTTCACCCAGGGGGTATCCCCCTGGGGGCCAGCTGTTGGGTGCTGGGCTGGAAGGACCCCCGAGACCGAG tTCCTGTGGCTGCAGCTGTCTCCATCTTGACGCCACGACTCTGTCACTGTCTCTATCAAGGCATTCTGCCTCCTGGGACTCTCTGTGTTCTGTATTCAGAGGGTCAAGAGGATAGGTGTGAG GTGACCTCAGCACCTCCGCTCCTGTGCCAGACCGAGGGAGGCTCCTGGGTCCTCATGGGCATGGCTGTTCGAGGGAGCCGGGAGCTATTTGCTGCCATTGGCCCTGAAGAAGCCTGGATCGCCCAGACAGTAGGGGAGGCCCATTTCCTGCCTCCCAATGGCTACCCCCACTGGCCCCCTGAAGGCAGCGACCTCTGCCCCCCTGACCTGGCCAGGGCCTCAGGCTCCCCTCAGGCTGCTCTGCTCCTGCTGCTACTATTGCTCCCCCTGATCCAGGGCTGA
- the PRSS36 gene encoding polyserase-2 isoform X2 — protein MSQHLLLPFVILAISPIPGALQDSALSPTEEEHEDLDCGRPEPSTRIMGGSEAQPGSWPWQVSLHQRGGHICGGSLIAPSWVLSAAHCFVTNGTLEPATEWSVLLGVHSQDGPLDSAHARAVAAILVPDNYSSVELGADLALLRLASPARLGPAVRPICLPRASHRFAHGTACWATGWGDIQEADPLPLPWALQEVELRLLGEAACQCLYSRPGPFNLTFQLLPGMLCAGYPEGRRDTCQGDSGGPLVCEEGGQWFQAGITSFGFGCGRRNRPGVFTAVAPYEAWIREQVMGSEPGPAFPTQSWEPQPGPWEPTDENCTIALPECGKAPRPGTWPWEARVMVPGSRPCHGALVSESWVLAPASCFLDPINSDLLPRDLDNWRVLLPSRPRAELVARFVPHENASWDDTSDLALLQLQTPVNLSTASRPVCLPHPEHYFLPRSRCRLARWGRGEPEPGPSTLLEAELLGGWWCHCLYGRQGESVPPPGDPPHALCPAYQEEEENYSHWSLLCQEEGTWFLAGISDFSSGCLRPRAFYPLQTHGPWISHVTRGAYLEDQLTWDWGPEGEETETQACPPHTEHGACGLRPEPAVMGILWPWLAEVHVAGNQVCTGILVAPGWVVAATHCVLRPGFTTVPYIEVYLGRAGASPLPQGHQVSRLVISIRLPRHLGLRPPLALLELSSRVEPSPSALPICLHPGGIPLGASCWVLGWKDPRDRVPVAAAVSILTPRLCHCLYQGILPPGTLCVLYSEGQEDRCEVTSAPPLLCQTEGGSWVLMGMAVRGSRELFAAIGPEEAWIAQTVGEAHFLPPNGYPHWPPEGSDLCPPDLARASGSPQAALLLLLLLLPLIQG, from the exons ATGTCCCAGCACCTGCTCCTTCCATTTGTGATCCTTG CCATCAGCCCCATCCCAGGAGCTCTCCAGGACTCAG CTCTCAGTCCTACCGAAGAAGAACATGAAGATCTAG ACTGCGGCCGCCCTGAGCCCTCTACCCGAATCATGGGGGGCTCAGAAGCGCAGCCAGGCAGCTGGCCGTGGCAGGTGAGCCTGCATCAGAGGGGGGGCCACATCTGCGGGGGCTCCCTCATCGCCCCTTCCTGGGTGCTCTCCGCTGCTCACTGCTTCGTGAC GAACGGGACCTTGGAGCCCGCGACCGAGTGGTCGGTACTGCTGGGCGTGCACTCCCAGGACGGGCCTCTGGACAGCGCGCACGCCCGCGCGGTGGCCGCCATCCTCGTGCCGGACAACTACAGCAGCGTGGAACTGGGCGCAGACCTGGCTCTCCTGCGCCTGGCCTCGCCCGCCCGGCTGGGCCCCGCCGTGCGGCCGATCTGCCTGCCGCGGGCCTCGCACCGCTTCGCTCATGGCACGGCCTGCTGGGCCACTGGCTGGGGGGACATCCAGGAAGCGG ACCCCCTGCCTCTCCCGTGGGCGCTACAAGAAGTGGAGCTCAGGTTGCTGGGAGAGGCCGCCTGTCAGTGTCTCTATAGCCGGCCTGGCCCGTTCAACCTCACTTTCCAGCTATTGCCAGGGATGCTGTGTGCTGGCTACCCGGAGGGCCGCAGAGACACTTGCCAG GGAGACTCTGGGGGCCCCCTGGTCTGTGAGGAAGGCGGCCAATGGTTCCAGGCAGGAATCACCAGCTTTGGCTTTGGCTGTGGACGGAGGAACCGCCCTGGAGTCTTCACTGCTGTGGCCCCCTATGAGGCATGGATACGGGAACAGGTGATGGGCTCAGAACCTGGGCCTGCCTTTCCCACCCAGTCCTGGGAGCCCCAGCCAGGTCCCTGGGAGCCCACTGATGAGAACTGCACCATTGCCCTGCCAG AGTGCGGGAAGGCACCAAGGCCAGGGACCTGGCCCTGGGAGGCGCGGGTGATGGTGCCAGGATCCAGACCCTGCCATGGGGCGCTGGTGTCTGAAAGCTGGGTCTTGGCACCTGCCAGCTGCTTTCTGGA CCCCATCAACTCAGACCTCCTGCCCCGAGACCTAGACAACTGGCGCGTGCTACTGCCCTCGCGTCCGCGCGCAGAGCTGGTGGCACGCTTCGTGCCGCACGAGAATGCCTCATGGGACGACACCTCGGATCTGGCGCTGCTGCAGCTGCAAACGCCGGTGAACCTGAGCACCGCCTCGCGGCCAGTGTGCCTACCTCACCCAGAACACTATTTCCTGCCCAGGAGCCGCTGCCGCCTGGCGCGCTGGGGCCGCGGGG aacCTGAGCCCGGACCCAGCACACTGCTTGAGGCAGAGCTGTTGGGCGGCTGGTGGTGTCACTGCCTGTATGGCCGCCAGGGGGAGTCAGTGCCGCCGCCAGGAGACCCTCCACACGCGCTCTGCCCCGCCtaccaggaagaggaggag AACTACTCTCATTGGAGCCTTCTGTGCCAGGAAGAGGGGACCTGGTTCCTGGCTGGAATCAGCGACTTCTCCAGTGGCTGCCTACGTCCCAGAGCCTTCTACCCCCTGCAGACCCATGGCCCATGGATCAGCCATGTGACTCGGGGAGCCTACCTGGAAGACCAGCTGACTTGGGACTGGGGCCCTGAGGGGGAGGAGACTGAGACACAGGCTTGTCCCCCTCACACAGAACATGGTG CCTGTGGCCTGCGGCCAGAGCCAGCTGTGATGGGTATCCTGTGGCCCTGGCTGGCAGAAGTGCATGTGGCTGGAAATCAAGTCTGCACTGGGATCCTCGTGGCCCCAGGCTGGGTCGTGGCAGCCACTCACTGTGTCCTCAG GCCGGGCTTTACAACAGTGCCTTATATTGAAGTGTACCTGGGCCGGGCAGGGGCTAGCCCCCTCCCACAGGGCCACCAGGTATCCCGGTTGGTCATCAGCATCCGTCTGCCCCGACACCTGGGACTTAGGCCCCCCCTTGCCCTCCTGGAGCTGAGCTCCCGGGTGGAACCTTCGCCATCAGCCTTGCCCATCTGCCTTCACCCAGGGGGTATCCCCCTGGGGGCCAGCTGTTGGGTGCTGGGCTGGAAGGACCCCCGAGACCGAG tTCCTGTGGCTGCAGCTGTCTCCATCTTGACGCCACGACTCTGTCACTGTCTCTATCAAGGCATTCTGCCTCCTGGGACTCTCTGTGTTCTGTATTCAGAGGGTCAAGAGGATAGGTGTGAG GTGACCTCAGCACCTCCGCTCCTGTGCCAGACCGAGGGAGGCTCCTGGGTCCTCATGGGCATGGCTGTTCGAGGGAGCCGGGAGCTATTTGCTGCCATTGGCCCTGAAGAAGCCTGGATCGCCCAGACAGTAGGGGAGGCCCATTTCCTGCCTCCCAATGGCTACCCCCACTGGCCCCCTGAAGGCAGCGACCTCTGCCCCCCTGACCTGGCCAGGGCCTCAGGCTCCCCTCAGGCTGCTCTGCTCCTGCTGCTACTATTGCTCCCCCTGATCCAGGGCTGA
- the PRSS8 gene encoding prostasin has product MAHRAGLGLTQLEAVAILLLLGLFRSGLAFCGVASQARITGGSSAAAGQWPWQVSITYDGTHACGGSLVSEQWVLSAAHCFPREHVKEDYEVKLGAHQLDSYTPEAEVRTVAQVISHSSYHQEGSQGDIALLRLSSPVTFSRYIRPICLPAANASFPNGLQCTVTGWGHVAPSVSLLAPRQLQQLEVPLISRETCNCLYNIDAKPEEPHFIQQDMLCAGYVKGGKDACQGDSGGPLSCLVGGLWYLAGIVSWGDACGAPNRPGVYTLTSSYASWIHYHVTELQPRVVPQIQESQPDGHLCVNHQAFNSAPAQAVLGLILLLPLGLTLGLLC; this is encoded by the exons ATGGCCCACAGGGCGGGCCTGGGACTTACACAGCTCGAGGCTGTGGCCATTCTGCTTTTACTTGGATTATTCCGGTCCGGTCTTG CCTTCTGCGGTGTGGCCTCCCAAGCACGCATCACAGGTGGTAGCAGTGCAGCCGCTGGCCAGTGGCCCTGGCAGGTCAGCATCACCTACGATGGCACCCACGCGTGTGGTGGTTCTCTCGTGTCTGAGCAGTGGGTGCTCTCAGCTGCTCACTGCTTCCCAAG GGAGCACGTCAAGGAAGACTATGAGGTAAAGCTTGGGGCCCACCAGCTGGACTCCTACACGCCTGAGGCCGAGGTCCGCACCGTGGCACAGGTCATTTCCCACTCCAGCTACCACCAGGAGGGCTCCCAGGGTGACATTGCACTCCTCCGTCTCAGTAGCCCTGTCACCTTCTCCCGCTACATCCGGCCCATCTGCCTCCCTGCAGCCAACGCCTCCTTCCCCAATGGCCTCCAATGTACTGTCACTGGATGGGGCCATGTGGCGCCCTCAG TGAGCCTCCTGGCCCCCCGGCAGCTTCAGCAACTTGAGGTGCCACTGATCAGCCGAGAGACATGTAACTGTCTGTACAACATTGACGCCAAACCTGAGGAGCCCCACTTTATCCAGCAGGACATGCTGTGTGCTGGCTATGTGAAGGGGGGCAAGGATGCCTGCCAG GGTGACTCTGGGGGCCCACTCTCCTGCCTTGTGGGGGGCCTCTGGTACCTGGCAGGCATTGTGAGCTGGGGCGATGCCTGTGGGGCCCCCAACAGGCCTGGCGTGTACACTCTGACCTCCAGCTATGCCTCCTGGATTCACTATCATGTGACAGAGCTCCAGCCTCGTGTGGTGCCCCAAATCCAGGAGTCTCAGCCCGATGGCCATCTTTGTGTCAACCACCAGGCCTTCAActctgccccagcccaggccGTATTGGGGCTCATCCTTCTGCTGCCACTAGGCCTGACCCTGGGCCTCCTCTGCTGA